Proteins encoded together in one Gammaproteobacteria bacterium window:
- a CDS encoding class I SAM-dependent methyltransferase, translating into MSVRTLTMTDPLYDYLLRVSVREPELLARLRAETAELPEARMQISPEQGQLMGLLVELLGVCRAVEVGTFTGYSALCMAQAMPADGRLVCCDVSRRWTDIARRYWREAGLDDRIELHRAPAIETLDRLLAEGGAGQFDFAFIDADKAGYLDYYERCLTLVRRGGLVALDNTLWGGSVADPEDQSEDTRAIRELNER; encoded by the coding sequence ATGTCCGTACGCACCCTCACCATGACCGACCCGCTGTACGACTATTTGCTGCGGGTCTCGGTGCGGGAACCTGAGCTGCTGGCCCGGTTGCGCGCCGAAACCGCCGAACTGCCCGAGGCGCGCATGCAGATCTCGCCCGAGCAGGGTCAGCTCATGGGCCTGCTGGTGGAGCTGCTCGGCGTGTGCCGGGCGGTCGAGGTGGGCACCTTCACCGGCTACAGCGCCCTGTGCATGGCGCAGGCCATGCCGGCCGACGGCCGCCTGGTGTGCTGCGACGTGAGCCGGCGCTGGACCGACATCGCGCGCCGCTACTGGCGCGAGGCAGGCCTGGACGACCGCATCGAGCTGCACCGTGCACCCGCCATCGAGACCCTGGACCGGCTGCTCGCCGAGGGCGGGGCGGGGCAGTTCGACTTCGCCTTTATCGACGCCGACAAGGCCGGCTACCTGGACTATTACGAACGTTGTCTGACCTTGGTGCGGCGCGGCGGCCTGGTCGCCCTGGACAACACCCTGTGGGGCGGATCGGTCGCCGACCCCGAAGACCAGAGCGAGGATACCCGGGCGATCCGCGAGCTGAACGAGCGG